In one Mycobacteroides chelonae genomic region, the following are encoded:
- the rplR gene encoding 50S ribosomal protein L18: MAQTKTEAKQHEPVGKSVSEVRRTSRLRRHARLRKKVSGTDARPRLVVNRSARHIHVQLVNDLTGTTLAAASSIEPDVQAVDGDKKARSARVGQLIAERAKAAGVDTVVFDRGGYTYGGRIAALADAARENGLVF, from the coding sequence ATGGCTCAAACGAAGACAGAAGCGAAGCAGCACGAGCCCGTCGGCAAGAGTGTCTCGGAGGTGCGCCGCACCTCGCGTCTGCGCCGCCACGCACGTCTGCGCAAGAAGGTGTCCGGCACGGACGCACGGCCGCGTCTGGTCGTCAACCGTTCGGCCCGCCACATCCACGTGCAGCTGGTCAACGATCTCACCGGCACCACCCTGGCGGCGGCCTCGTCCATCGAGCCCGACGTGCAGGCAGTGGACGGCGACAAGAAGGCGCGCAGTGCTCGGGTCGGTCAGCTGATCGCCGAGCGTGCGAAGGCTGCCGGCGTGGACACCGTGGTGTTCGACCGCGGTGGCTACACCTACGGTGGCCGGATCGCCGCACTCGCCGACGCCGCCCGCGAGAA
- the rplF gene encoding 50S ribosomal protein L6 has translation MSRIGKQPVLVPAGVDVNIDGQNISVKGSKGTLELTVSEPIAVSRNDDGAIVVTRPDDERRNRSLHGLSRTLIANLVTGVTQGYTTKMEIFGVGYRVVAKGSNLEFALGYSHPVLIEAPEGITFAVETPTKFSVSGIDKQKVGQISANIRRLRRPDPYKGKGIRYEGEQIRRKVGKTGK, from the coding sequence ATGTCGCGTATTGGAAAGCAGCCAGTGCTGGTTCCCGCCGGAGTGGACGTCAACATCGACGGCCAGAACATCTCCGTCAAGGGTTCCAAGGGCACTCTGGAACTGACAGTGAGCGAGCCGATTGCGGTCTCGCGCAACGACGATGGCGCCATCGTGGTGACCCGTCCCGATGACGAGCGGCGCAACCGCTCGCTGCACGGGTTGTCCCGCACCCTGATCGCCAACCTGGTGACCGGTGTGACACAGGGTTACACCACCAAGATGGAGATCTTCGGCGTGGGCTACCGCGTCGTCGCCAAGGGATCGAACCTGGAGTTCGCGCTCGGTTACAGCCACCCGGTGCTGATCGAGGCGCCTGAGGGCATCACGTTCGCGGTCGAGACCCCCACCAAGTTCTCGGTCAGCGGAATCGACAAGCAGAAGGTTGGCCAGATCTCGGCCAACATCCGCCGCCTGCGTCGCCCCGACCCCTACAAGGGCAAGGGCATTCGCTACGAGGGTGAGCAGATCCGCCGCAAGGTCGGAAAGACAGGTAAGTGA
- the rpsH gene encoding 30S ribosomal protein S8 produces the protein MTMTDPIADFLTRLRNANSAYHDEVTLPHSKIKANIAEILKREGYITDYRTEDARVGKSLVVSLKYGPSRERSIAGLRRVSKPGLRVYAKSTNLPKVLGGLGVAIISTSTGLLTDRQAARQGVGGEVLAYVW, from the coding sequence ATGACTATGACTGATCCGATCGCAGACTTTCTGACACGTCTGCGCAATGCCAACTCGGCATACCACGATGAGGTGACCCTTCCGCACTCGAAGATCAAGGCCAACATCGCCGAGATCCTCAAGCGCGAGGGCTACATCACCGATTACCGCACCGAGGACGCCCGCGTGGGCAAGAGCCTGGTTGTCTCGCTCAAGTACGGCCCCAGCCGTGAGCGCAGCATCGCCGGACTGCGCCGCGTCTCGAAGCCCGGTCTGCGTGTGTACGCAAAATCCACCAATCTGCCCAAGGTTCTCGGTGGCCTTGGCGTGGCGATCATCTCCACGTCCACTGGTCTGCTCACCGACCGCCAGGCGGCCCGACAGGGCGTGGGCGGCGAAGTCCTCGCGTACGTCTGGTAA
- the gdhA gene encoding NADP-specific glutamate dehydrogenase: MPEALHPVFQPRFQTVLARNPGEAEFQQAVYEVMASLTPLVGKTPDYDRWSILERICEPERQIIFRVPWIRDDGAVEINRGYRVEFNSALGPYKGGLRFHPSVNLSIVKFLGFEQMFKNALTGLPIGGGKGGSDFDPKGRSDAEIMRFCQSFMTELYRHIGEYTDVPAGDIGVGQREIGYLFGQYKRITNRYESGVLTGKGLPWGGSQVRTEATGYGVVLFAQEMLAMRAQSLADKTVVVSGAGNVAIYAVEKAQQLGAKVIACSDSDGYLVDERGLNLELLKEIKEVRRGRLSEYVQERGGGARQVTDGTIWEVPCQVALPCATQNELDGKDARRLIENGVQLVAEGANMPCTPEAVKYFQDAAVLYAPGKASNAGGVATSALEMQQNASRDSWSFEQTESRLQSIMRSIHSTCVETADHYGDPGNYVTGANLAGYTRVADAMVALGVI, from the coding sequence ATGCCTGAGGCTCTGCACCCCGTCTTCCAGCCGCGTTTCCAGACCGTCCTCGCACGTAACCCGGGGGAGGCGGAATTTCAGCAGGCTGTCTACGAGGTGATGGCCAGTCTTACCCCGTTGGTCGGCAAGACGCCGGACTATGACCGCTGGTCGATCCTGGAACGCATCTGCGAACCCGAGCGGCAGATCATCTTTCGGGTCCCATGGATCAGGGACGACGGTGCTGTCGAGATCAACCGCGGCTATCGGGTGGAGTTCAATTCCGCGCTGGGCCCGTACAAGGGCGGTCTGCGTTTTCATCCGAGCGTGAACCTGTCGATCGTCAAATTCCTCGGCTTCGAGCAGATGTTCAAGAACGCGCTCACCGGCCTCCCGATCGGCGGCGGCAAGGGCGGATCCGATTTCGATCCCAAGGGGCGTTCCGACGCCGAGATCATGCGCTTCTGTCAGTCCTTCATGACCGAGCTGTACCGGCACATCGGCGAATACACGGACGTGCCCGCCGGTGATATCGGCGTGGGTCAGCGTGAGATCGGGTATCTGTTCGGGCAGTACAAGCGCATCACCAATCGCTACGAATCGGGCGTGCTGACCGGTAAGGGGCTGCCCTGGGGCGGATCTCAGGTGCGTACCGAGGCCACCGGTTACGGCGTCGTACTTTTCGCGCAGGAGATGCTCGCGATGCGTGCGCAATCTCTGGCCGACAAGACGGTCGTGGTGTCCGGCGCGGGGAACGTCGCGATCTATGCCGTCGAGAAGGCCCAGCAGCTGGGCGCGAAGGTCATCGCCTGTTCCGACAGCGACGGCTACCTTGTCGACGAACGCGGCCTGAATCTCGAACTGCTCAAGGAGATCAAAGAGGTCCGGCGGGGCCGGCTCTCCGAGTACGTCCAGGAGCGCGGTGGCGGAGCGCGTCAGGTCACCGACGGCACGATCTGGGAGGTGCCCTGCCAGGTCGCGCTGCCGTGCGCCACGCAGAACGAGCTCGACGGCAAGGACGCCCGCAGGCTCATCGAGAACGGCGTGCAGCTGGTTGCCGAGGGTGCCAACATGCCGTGCACTCCCGAGGCGGTGAAGTACTTCCAGGACGCGGCGGTGCTGTACGCCCCCGGCAAGGCCTCGAACGCCGGCGGGGTGGCGACGAGTGCACTGGAAATGCAGCAGAACGCCAGCCGTGACTCGTGGTCGTTCGAGCAGACTGAAAGCCGCCTGCAGTCGATCATGCGGTCCATCCACAGCACCTGCGTGGAAACGGCGGATCACTACGGCGACCCCGGAAACTATGTGACAGGCGCCAACCTCGCCGGATACACCCGCGTCGCCGATGCGATGGTGGCCCTGGGCGTCATCTGA
- a CDS encoding acyltransferase family protein — protein sequence MVDRRRDIQGLRAVAVLLVVAYHSGLPVPGGFIGVDVFFVISGFVITRLLLRETDRTDHIDLRRFYARRVRRLLPALALLIVVVLPIAAVIQSPLGSMQVAARTAAAAALFVSNAVLFLEPSGYFAAPAAMNPFLHTWSLAVEEQFYLIFPATMALAAYVAARRRASRLVVTFSLLLALSVASLLLAIYLTASDGLPFHAHNAAFSFYSSPTRAWEFGVGALIALAESRIRRWDTRVALPIAALGAAGVTWGAVAISAADPFPGINALVPVLGVGLLIIAGTVPSRQPVGWWLSSAPMQWIGDLSYSWYLWHWPLIVFVNNLLGAEHRWLVPSVGVLSLLPAWLSKRYVEDPIRTGRKLADLRAPRLAAASVGVAVFVSAVTFGAAQIATPEIRDARAQRAAHLDVGRGCVGNMPDAEKTRLDCLWPQGADVDSRSVVLVGDSNAGQFAEALVPAATQQNRSMLLATNAACPFVELVLDPSPPGCTDFVQRWTSALAGVQPGLVVIASASSDYFLADQHVRFRLPDTQEWITDDAGKGRLWQLGMAAVLQKLSEARVPVVVVSTLPHFVNWDLYKCPGYEVWLSPTRCGRSEALAEVRRQQNTAATAEQRAAQGLVGVSTIDLGPVVCPDGVCRTNIDSRWVARDGGHITVGEAQRLQPEFARLIAERARP from the coding sequence GTGGTTGACCGCCGGCGAGATATTCAAGGTTTGCGGGCGGTAGCCGTTCTGCTGGTGGTCGCCTATCACAGCGGTCTGCCGGTTCCCGGTGGATTCATCGGCGTCGATGTCTTCTTCGTCATCTCCGGATTTGTGATCACCCGTCTGCTGCTGCGCGAGACCGACCGGACGGACCACATCGATCTGCGTCGCTTCTATGCGCGCCGGGTACGCCGTCTGCTGCCCGCGCTCGCCCTGTTGATCGTCGTGGTGCTGCCGATCGCCGCAGTCATCCAAAGTCCGCTGGGGTCAATGCAGGTCGCCGCACGAACGGCCGCCGCCGCAGCCCTATTCGTCTCGAACGCGGTGCTTTTCCTGGAGCCCTCCGGATACTTCGCGGCGCCGGCGGCGATGAATCCGTTCCTGCACACCTGGTCGCTGGCGGTCGAGGAGCAGTTCTATCTCATCTTCCCGGCCACGATGGCGTTGGCCGCCTACGTGGCGGCCCGTCGGCGGGCAAGTCGCTTGGTTGTCACCTTCTCACTGCTTCTGGCGCTGTCGGTGGCATCGCTGCTGCTCGCGATCTACCTGACGGCCAGCGATGGTCTCCCGTTCCATGCGCACAATGCGGCCTTCTCGTTCTACAGCTCGCCTACGCGCGCATGGGAGTTCGGGGTTGGTGCGCTGATCGCCTTGGCGGAGAGCCGGATACGCCGATGGGATACCCGAGTCGCGTTACCGATAGCGGCGCTCGGCGCGGCCGGCGTCACCTGGGGCGCCGTTGCGATATCCGCGGCAGACCCCTTTCCGGGAATCAATGCGCTGGTCCCGGTGCTGGGCGTGGGCCTGCTGATCATCGCTGGGACCGTACCGTCGCGCCAGCCTGTCGGCTGGTGGCTGTCGTCGGCGCCGATGCAATGGATCGGGGATCTGTCCTACAGCTGGTACCTGTGGCACTGGCCGCTCATCGTTTTCGTCAACAATCTGCTCGGCGCCGAGCACCGATGGCTGGTGCCCAGCGTGGGCGTGCTCTCGTTGCTTCCGGCCTGGTTGTCCAAACGGTATGTCGAGGACCCGATCCGGACGGGACGGAAACTGGCCGATCTTCGCGCGCCGCGACTCGCGGCGGCGTCGGTCGGTGTGGCGGTCTTCGTTTCGGCTGTGACATTCGGTGCCGCGCAGATAGCCACACCGGAGATTCGCGACGCGCGTGCGCAGCGGGCAGCCCATCTGGATGTCGGCAGAGGGTGCGTCGGCAACATGCCGGATGCCGAAAAGACCCGTCTGGACTGTCTGTGGCCCCAAGGCGCGGATGTCGATTCGCGGTCGGTCGTCCTCGTCGGCGATTCCAATGCCGGACAGTTCGCCGAGGCGCTCGTCCCGGCGGCGACGCAGCAAAACCGGTCGATGCTTCTCGCGACAAACGCCGCCTGCCCTTTCGTGGAGCTCGTGCTGGATCCGTCGCCGCCCGGCTGCACCGACTTCGTACAGCGTTGGACGAGTGCGTTGGCAGGCGTCCAGCCGGGCCTCGTGGTGATCGCTTCCGCCTCCAGTGACTACTTCCTGGCCGATCAACATGTGCGGTTCCGGCTTCCAGATACGCAGGAATGGATCACTGATGACGCCGGTAAGGGCCGGTTGTGGCAGCTGGGTATGGCCGCGGTGTTGCAGAAGCTATCGGAGGCGCGTGTCCCCGTCGTGGTGGTGAGTACCTTGCCGCACTTCGTGAACTGGGATCTGTACAAGTGCCCGGGGTACGAGGTCTGGCTGTCGCCCACCCGCTGCGGTCGCTCCGAGGCGCTGGCAGAAGTTCGGCGCCAGCAGAACACGGCTGCGACCGCCGAGCAGCGTGCCGCCCAGGGGCTCGTCGGGGTGTCCACCATCGACCTGGGGCCGGTGGTCTGTCCGGATGGCGTATGTCGCACCAACATCGATTCTCGGTGGGTGGCGCGCGACGGCGGACACATCACCGTGGGCGAAGCTCAACGGCTGCAGCCGGAATTCGCGCGTCTCATCGCTGAACGCGCCCGCCCGTGA
- a CDS encoding carboxylesterase/lipase family protein, whose product MTRLLLAVLMLLAAVVACSPTTAADPTIVNTRAGAVRGHIDDEVRVFTAIPYAAPPVGPRRFTEPEPVEPWSDTRDATGPGVECPQPGAESDLTQSEDCLVLNVTMPRHTQGKVPVLVWIHGGAFIAGNGVGYNARKLAVQGGIAVVTINYRLGTLGFLAAPGLSEVIGNYGLLDQEAALRWVRDNIAAFGGDPGQVTIGGQSAGGVSVCDLMVAPKASGLFRSAIMESAPCQAQAPVSSAVRDSTAYAADVGCPAGPGFAACLRALSVDALRDSPQFTGIGLPVSPVTGTPELPAPPLDAFTSGLSSPVPVLIGSNANEATVFEAQQYQHKPVPGAEEYQRALESKYADRATELGRRYPLSAYGGNVLAALAAIDTDNSYACPTLDMAEALVRKAPVYAYEFADPAAPVEQQYQGAPLPLGASHGSELGYLFDLSRPLSQESAALSTQMITYWAQFVKIGNPNGSGQPEWPKYVPGGAFLRLAPPAPKPMAGFADSHQCGYWR is encoded by the coding sequence ATGACGCGGTTGCTATTGGCTGTGCTGATGCTCCTGGCAGCCGTCGTGGCATGCAGTCCCACCACAGCCGCGGACCCGACGATCGTCAACACCCGTGCGGGCGCGGTGCGCGGCCACATCGACGACGAGGTGCGTGTCTTCACCGCTATTCCATACGCGGCGCCGCCGGTCGGCCCGCGACGGTTCACCGAGCCAGAACCCGTCGAGCCGTGGTCGGACACCCGCGATGCGACGGGCCCGGGCGTCGAATGCCCGCAGCCTGGGGCCGAGAGCGATCTGACCCAGAGCGAGGACTGCCTGGTCCTCAACGTCACGATGCCGCGCCACACCCAGGGGAAGGTGCCGGTGCTGGTGTGGATTCACGGCGGTGCCTTCATCGCCGGTAACGGTGTCGGCTACAACGCGCGAAAACTGGCCGTCCAGGGCGGGATTGCCGTCGTCACCATCAATTACCGGCTGGGGACGCTGGGATTCCTGGCCGCGCCGGGCCTGTCCGAGGTGATCGGCAACTACGGATTGCTGGATCAGGAGGCGGCGCTGCGCTGGGTGCGTGACAACATCGCCGCGTTCGGTGGTGATCCCGGTCAGGTAACCATCGGTGGCCAATCGGCGGGCGGCGTATCGGTATGCGATCTGATGGTGGCGCCGAAGGCCTCCGGGCTGTTCCGGTCGGCCATCATGGAGAGTGCCCCGTGCCAGGCTCAGGCCCCCGTCTCGTCCGCCGTCCGTGACAGCACCGCCTATGCGGCCGACGTGGGTTGCCCGGCCGGGCCCGGTTTTGCCGCGTGCTTGCGCGCGTTATCGGTTGATGCGCTGCGGGATTCGCCACAGTTCACCGGCATCGGACTGCCGGTGAGCCCGGTGACCGGGACACCGGAGCTTCCGGCGCCGCCGCTGGACGCGTTCACCAGCGGCCTGTCGTCTCCCGTGCCCGTCCTCATCGGCAGTAACGCCAACGAGGCCACGGTGTTCGAGGCCCAGCAGTATCAGCACAAGCCCGTGCCCGGCGCCGAGGAGTATCAACGTGCGCTGGAAAGCAAGTACGCGGACCGCGCCACCGAACTCGGACGGCGATATCCCTTGTCTGCCTACGGCGGGAACGTGCTCGCCGCGCTGGCGGCGATCGACACCGACAACAGCTACGCGTGCCCGACCCTCGATATGGCCGAGGCCCTGGTCAGGAAGGCGCCGGTGTACGCCTACGAATTCGCTGACCCCGCCGCGCCGGTAGAGCAGCAGTATCAAGGCGCGCCGTTGCCGTTGGGCGCCTCGCACGGTTCGGAATTGGGTTACCTGTTCGATCTGTCCAGACCGTTAAGTCAGGAATCGGCGGCCCTGTCTACGCAGATGATCACCTACTGGGCACAGTTCGTGAAGATCGGGAATCCTAACGGCAGCGGTCAGCCGGAATGGCCCAAATATGTGCCTGGAGGTGCGTTCCTGCGTCTGGCGCCACCGGCGCCCAAGCCGATGGCGGGCTTCGCCGACAGCCATCAGTGCGGGTACTGGCGGTAG
- a CDS encoding type Z 30S ribosomal protein S14, whose translation MAKKALVNKAAKKPKFAVRAYTRCNRCGRPHAVFRKFGLCRICLREMAHAGELPGIHKSSW comes from the coding sequence ATGGCAAAGAAGGCTCTGGTCAACAAGGCCGCCAAGAAGCCCAAGTTCGCCGTGCGCGCGTACACCCGGTGCAACCGGTGTGGCCGTCCGCATGCCGTGTTCCGCAAGTTCGGCCTGTGCCGAATCTGCCTGCGGGAGATGGCACACGCCGGCGAGCTGCCAGGCATTCACAAGAGCAGCTGGTAA
- the rplE gene encoding 50S ribosomal protein L5 yields MTTTENAQPRLKTRYREEIKTALNDEFKYANVMQIPGVVKVVVNMGVGDAARDAKLINGAVTDLAAITGQKPEIRKARKSIAQFKLREGMPIGARVTLRGDRMWEFLDRLVSIALPRIRDFRGLSPKQFDGKGNYTFGLTEQSMFHEIDVDSIDRPRGMDITVVTSATNDDEGRALLRQLGFPFKEN; encoded by the coding sequence ATGACCACTACCGAAAACGCACAGCCCCGTCTGAAGACTCGCTACCGCGAAGAGATCAAGACCGCGCTGAACGACGAGTTCAAGTACGCCAACGTGATGCAGATCCCGGGCGTCGTGAAGGTTGTCGTCAACATGGGTGTCGGCGACGCTGCGCGTGACGCCAAGCTCATCAACGGCGCCGTCACCGACCTGGCCGCGATCACCGGCCAGAAGCCGGAGATCCGCAAGGCTCGCAAGTCCATCGCACAGTTCAAGCTGCGTGAAGGCATGCCGATCGGCGCCCGAGTCACGCTGCGCGGCGACCGCATGTGGGAGTTCCTGGACCGTCTCGTGTCCATCGCACTGCCGCGTATCCGCGACTTCCGCGGTCTGTCGCCCAAGCAGTTCGACGGCAAGGGCAACTACACCTTCGGTCTCACCGAGCAGTCGATGTTCCACGAGATCGACGTGGACTCCATCGACCGCCCGCGGGGCATGGACATCACCGTCGTCACCTCGGCGACCAACGACGACGAGGGACGGGCCCTGCTGCGCCAGCTCGGCTTCCCCTTCAAGGAGAACTGA
- the rplX gene encoding 50S ribosomal protein L24 codes for MKVHKGDTVLVIAGKDKGAKGKVIAAYPERNRVLVEGVNRIKKHTAQSANERGAQSGGIVTQEAAIHVSNVMVIDSDGKPTRIGYRIDEETGKKVRISRRNGKDI; via the coding sequence ATGAAGGTGCACAAGGGCGACACCGTTCTCGTCATCGCCGGCAAGGACAAGGGCGCCAAGGGCAAGGTCATCGCGGCCTACCCGGAGCGCAACCGTGTCCTCGTCGAGGGCGTGAACCGCATCAAGAAGCACACCGCACAGTCGGCAAATGAGCGTGGCGCGCAGTCCGGTGGGATTGTTACCCAGGAGGCCGCCATCCACGTGTCGAACGTGATGGTGATCGACTCCGACGGCAAGCCCACTCGTATCGGCTACCGCATCGACGAAGAGACCGGCAAGAAGGTCCGCATCTCCCGCCGCAACGGGAAGGACATCTGA
- the rplN gene encoding 50S ribosomal protein L14, with amino-acid sequence MIQQESRLKVADNTGAKEILCIRVLGGSSRRYAGIGDIIVATVKDAIPGGTVKRGDVVKAVVVRTVKERRRPDGSYIKFDENAAVIIKADNDPRGTRIFGPVGRELRDKKFMKIVSLAPEVL; translated from the coding sequence GTGATTCAGCAGGAGTCACGGCTGAAGGTCGCCGACAACACCGGTGCCAAGGAAATCTTGTGCATCCGCGTGCTCGGTGGCTCGTCGCGACGCTATGCCGGGATCGGGGACATCATTGTGGCGACCGTCAAGGACGCCATCCCCGGAGGCACCGTCAAGCGTGGTGACGTCGTCAAGGCCGTCGTAGTCCGTACCGTCAAAGAGCGTCGCCGCCCGGATGGCAGCTACATCAAGTTCGATGAGAACGCCGCCGTCATCATCAAGGCCGACAATGACCCGCGTGGTACCCGTATCTTCGGGCCCGTCGGTCGCGAGCTTCGCGACAAGAAGTTCATGAAGATCGTTTCGCTCGCCCCGGAGGTGCTGTAA
- a CDS encoding MFS transporter, protein MTVSSTHTPTPSGRADTRRAIWNTIRGSSGNLVEWYDVYVYTVFAMYFEKQFFDETDENSTVYVYAIFAVTFITRPLGSWFFGRFADRHGRRAALTISVSLMAACSMVIALVPSRTSIGMAAPIVLILCRLVQGFATGGEYGTSATYMSEAATRERRGFFSSFQYVTLVGGHVLAQFTLLIILTVFDKDQVHEFGWRIAFAVGGVAAIVVYWLRRTMDESLSEEQLAAIKAGADTSSGSMRELLTRYWKPLLLCFLITMGGTLAFYTYSVNAPAIVKTAYKDQAMTATWINLAGLIFLMLLQPIGGLISDKVGRKPLLLWFGFGGVVYTYVLITYLPQTRSPIASFLLVAGAYVILTGYTSINALVKSELFPSHVRALGVGVGYALANSVFGGTAPLIYQALKEHGQVPLFIAYVTVCIAISLVVYLVFLKNKGDTYLDREQGSAFNR, encoded by the coding sequence ATGACTGTTTCGAGTACCCACACGCCAACTCCATCGGGCCGGGCCGACACTCGCCGCGCCATCTGGAACACCATCAGAGGATCCTCCGGGAATCTCGTCGAGTGGTACGACGTCTACGTCTACACCGTCTTCGCGATGTACTTCGAGAAGCAGTTCTTCGATGAGACCGACGAGAACTCAACGGTCTACGTGTACGCGATCTTCGCGGTCACCTTCATCACGCGGCCCCTGGGGTCGTGGTTCTTCGGCAGGTTCGCCGACCGGCACGGCCGCCGTGCCGCGCTGACCATCAGCGTCTCGCTGATGGCGGCGTGCTCCATGGTGATCGCCCTGGTGCCTTCGCGTACCAGCATCGGAATGGCCGCACCGATCGTGCTGATCCTGTGCAGGCTCGTCCAGGGCTTCGCGACGGGAGGCGAGTACGGCACCTCAGCCACCTACATGTCCGAGGCGGCCACCCGCGAACGGCGCGGGTTCTTCTCGTCGTTCCAATACGTGACATTGGTCGGCGGCCATGTGCTTGCCCAGTTCACGCTGCTGATCATCCTGACCGTCTTCGACAAGGATCAGGTTCACGAATTCGGTTGGCGCATAGCCTTTGCCGTAGGAGGTGTGGCCGCGATCGTCGTGTACTGGCTGCGGCGCACCATGGACGAATCGCTCAGCGAGGAGCAGCTCGCGGCCATCAAGGCCGGTGCCGACACCAGCTCCGGGTCGATGCGCGAGCTGCTCACCCGGTACTGGAAACCGCTGCTGCTGTGCTTCCTCATCACCATGGGCGGCACTCTCGCGTTCTACACGTACAGCGTCAACGCACCGGCAATCGTCAAGACCGCCTATAAGGACCAGGCCATGACTGCCACCTGGATCAATCTGGCGGGGCTGATCTTCCTCATGCTGCTGCAACCCATCGGCGGACTCATCAGCGACAAGGTGGGCCGCAAGCCGCTGCTGCTGTGGTTCGGCTTTGGGGGAGTGGTCTACACGTATGTCCTCATCACGTATCTGCCGCAGACGCGGTCGCCGATCGCATCGTTTCTGTTGGTGGCCGGGGCTTACGTCATCCTGACCGGATACACCTCGATCAATGCGCTGGTGAAATCCGAGCTTTTTCCGTCTCATGTGCGCGCGCTCGGGGTAGGGGTCGGCTATGCGCTGGCGAATTCGGTGTTCGGCGGGACCGCGCCACTGATCTATCAGGCGCTCAAGGAGCACGGTCAGGTGCCGCTGTTCATCGCCTACGTCACGGTGTGCATCGCGATATCGCTGGTGGTGTACCTGGTCTTCCTGAAGAACAAGGGCGATACCTATCTGGACCGCGAGCAGGGCTCGGCTTTCAATCGGTAG